ctgaaattcgagcaaaaaaggtgaAATTCGAGCTATATTAGTTTTGTTTCCGTTTTAGTTTTTTTAATTAGCTATATTCTATATTTAAATAATATGCGGGTCATTGGTATCTTCAGGTTgtgggaaaaaaaaattaaaacgttaAGGGTATATGGATCCGACGGGAAAAGAAAATTTATTGTGGGTAGCAACATACAATTGATTCTTATAGTTTACACGTTTGATATAAAATCACGATCATCAAGATGTCATAAAAGACTACTTATACAGACTTGCGACATTATTTAGTAGTATTTGAAAATCTCGTCCATAACCACGAGCGTTTTATCATTTTACTTAACATTTAAATTATTTCATAGTTTATTTACGtgtcatttttatatttatataatatccaGTTACATAACTAAATAATACTATTTACCATTCAAGTTCGTTGTATTGTTATGGGTAAATTGCTCAAAAAGGTAACGTAAATAACTAAATTTTCCAATAAATGGAATATCACTTTTATCATTGCCCGTAAATGAATCTGATTGCAATTTGGTATGTAGAAATGATTCCAATTTAAAAACATTGCAATCTAGGTAATATGTAGTCACATCTACATCCACATACATGCCACTTCATCGTATCTGATGAAGTGGCTGCCAAAATACCCCTCACGTATTATGCACGGGAGCCAACTTAATGTTTTGAAGTTAATGATTCCCAATTACAAGGTCATTCATGGAATAAATTGAAAGATCGGGATCAGCGAAGTTAAAAAATTTAGTTTAAAGTCACCTACGTCGTTTACTACAAAGTTCAAGGATCATCGGAAAAAAATTGTCCATATAAAGAGGCCAGCTATTGTAAAAGAGGCCCTGCTAAATTCATCGTAAAGAGGCCCAGCTATTATAACTTTTTCCAGACCCGATTATTATAACTTTTTAGTAGGCCCAAATTAACTGTAAAAGCCCATATTCTAAATCACAAACCCTAGGTTAACTACATCTCTATAAGTAAACACCTGCAATCCAAACCCTAATTCCATCTCTTACATCCAAAATGTCGAAGCGAGGTGCAGCCTCCTTCCATTTCATCACGCTCACTCCCAAATTACTTTATTCACTAACAATTAATCCTTTTATCATTAACAATTTCATGATTTTGGTGTGTAGGAAGAGGAGGATCGGCGGGAAACAAGTTCCGGATGTCACTCGGTCTTCCGGTGGCCGCGACGGTGAACTGCGCCGATAACACCGGAGCTAAGAATCTATACATAATATCAGTTAAAGGAATCAAAGGACGATTGAACAGGTTGCCGTCAGCTTGTGTTGGTGATATGGTTATGGCGACTGTGAAAAAAGGAAAACCCGATCTTCGTAAGAAGGTTATGCCAGCTGTCATTGTTCGACAACGGAAACCGTGGCGTCGAAAGGATGGCGTTTTTATGTATTTTGaaggtattattatttatttttatttcattattattcacatatataatatacggagtaatattaatttatttattattacatGTGTTTTGTTTGAATATGCATTACCAGACATTAGTCAGGTATCTACTTGAATTTAAGAGTAGATGCCGTTACTTGTTTGGGAAATATTTTAACCTATCGTTACAAATGTGTTGTTACTAATTATGATCACATTTGCTCCATTTAGGATCTACATATATTTTAATTGTTTAAATATATCTACTAATATGTTTAGATAACTAGTTAATTTTATTGTATTCCTTTGCAATGGCGGGTTAAGTTCAGTGGCGGAACCCCGATACAGATGGCGGTTATAAAAATTTagtaaaaaaaccttatttttcggGGGCTGCCCCCTTTGGGTTACGCAATGTTCCGCCACGGGTTAAGTTTCACTAGCCTTGATTTAGTAAACCAAACTTAGTCAGGTATTTGCTTCGATTATACAGTTGATGCCGTTACTTGTTTGGGAGATAAACGAACCTATCGTTACAGATGTGTTGCTTTTCATGCTCACATTTGTTCCATTTAGGTTCAACA
This genomic stretch from Rutidosis leptorrhynchoides isolate AG116_Rl617_1_P2 chromosome 11, CSIRO_AGI_Rlap_v1, whole genome shotgun sequence harbors:
- the LOC139877248 gene encoding large ribosomal subunit protein uL14: MSKRGRGGSAGNKFRMSLGLPVAATVNCADNTGAKNLYIISVKGIKGRLNRLPSACVGDMVMATVKKGKPDLRKKVMPAVIVRQRKPWRRKDGVFMYFEDNAGVIVNPKGEMKGSAITGPIGKECADLWPRIASAANAIV